Proteins from a single region of Amycolatopsis sp. CA-230715:
- a CDS encoding TAXI family TRAP transporter solute-binding subunit — protein sequence MRAKARSARLLAVVLVLAATGCTGETSNGPAPAGSCTAGEGTVKIATGNPGGVYYALGGGLAQVISANTKLKATAEGTGASVQNIQQLADGRDDVAFALADTAADAVNGTGVFAGRPQRIQALARLYPNSTQVLVRNGSGINSITDMRGKRISIGSPQSGTEVIATRLLEAAGLNPDTDIQAQRLDLAATADGVKAGTIDGLVWSGGLPTAQLSDIITSLKGQVKFLDITPLLGAMRKINPVYDTGEIPVATYAQQAAVPTIVVPNFLLVRSDFPAPSACAITKLLFDKKADLAQAHPSADQMDPGVAKLTQPVPLHPGAKQALGG from the coding sequence ATGCGCGCGAAGGCTCGGTCGGCCCGGCTGCTGGCCGTCGTGCTCGTGCTCGCCGCCACCGGCTGCACGGGCGAGACCTCGAACGGCCCCGCCCCGGCCGGATCCTGCACGGCGGGCGAGGGCACCGTCAAGATCGCGACCGGCAACCCCGGCGGCGTGTACTACGCGCTCGGCGGCGGGCTGGCGCAGGTGATCAGCGCGAACACGAAGCTGAAGGCGACCGCCGAGGGCACCGGCGCCTCGGTGCAGAACATCCAGCAGCTCGCCGACGGCCGCGACGACGTCGCGTTCGCGCTCGCCGACACCGCGGCGGACGCGGTCAACGGCACCGGCGTGTTCGCCGGGCGCCCGCAGCGGATCCAGGCGCTCGCGCGGCTGTACCCGAACTCGACGCAGGTGCTGGTGCGCAACGGTTCCGGGATCAACAGCATCACCGACATGCGCGGGAAGCGGATCTCGATCGGCTCGCCGCAGTCCGGCACCGAGGTGATCGCGACCAGGCTGCTGGAGGCCGCCGGGCTCAACCCGGACACCGACATCCAGGCGCAGCGGCTCGACCTCGCCGCGACCGCGGACGGCGTCAAGGCGGGCACCATCGACGGGCTCGTCTGGTCCGGCGGGCTGCCGACCGCGCAGCTGTCCGACATCATCACCTCGCTCAAGGGCCAGGTGAAGTTCCTCGACATCACGCCGCTGCTCGGTGCCATGCGCAAGATCAACCCGGTGTACGACACCGGCGAGATCCCGGTCGCGACCTACGCGCAGCAGGCCGCCGTGCCGACCATCGTGGTGCCGAACTTCCTGTTGGTGCGCAGCGATTTCCCCGCGCCGAGCGCGTGCGCGATCACCAAGCTGCTGTTCGACAAGAAGGCCGATCTCGCGCAGGCGCACCCGTCGGCGGACCAGATGGACCCCGGCGTCGCGAAGCTGACCCAGCCGGTGCCGCTGCACCCCGGCGCGAAGCAGGCGCTCGGCGGCTGA
- the purD gene encoding phosphoribosylamine--glycine ligase → MRVLVVGSGAREHALVLAASHDPVVTALACAPGNAGTAALAEQLAVDVADPASVTALAGSWKADLVVIGPEVPLVAGVADAVRAAGIACFGPSAAAARIEGSKAFAKDVMAAAKVPTAHSEIVDNPAHLDAALARFGPTWVVKDDGLAAGKGVVVTADYELARKHAMTLLDGGHPVLLETFLDGPEASLFCLVDGRTVVPLLPAQDFKRVGDGDTGPNTGGMGAYAPLPWAPSGLVDEIVANVVQPVVDELAARGTPFSGLLYAGLVLTSDGPQVIEFNCRFGDPETQVVLALLETPLGALLHATATGVLAEQPPLRWHDGAAVTIVIAADGYPNVPRAGDVITGGEAEGVLHAGTRRRDDGAVVSQGGRVLSVVGVGPDLAQAREDAYRRVAKVHLPGSHHRTDIAQRAAETGIAIPSR, encoded by the coding sequence GTGCGTGTCCTGGTTGTCGGGTCCGGTGCCCGCGAACATGCCCTTGTCCTCGCTGCCTCACACGATCCGGTGGTGACCGCGCTGGCGTGCGCGCCGGGGAACGCGGGTACCGCCGCGCTCGCCGAGCAGCTCGCCGTCGACGTCGCGGACCCGGCCTCGGTGACCGCGCTCGCCGGGAGCTGGAAGGCCGATCTCGTGGTGATCGGGCCCGAGGTCCCGCTGGTGGCCGGTGTCGCCGACGCGGTGCGCGCCGCCGGGATCGCGTGCTTCGGCCCGTCGGCCGCCGCCGCCCGCATCGAAGGCTCCAAGGCGTTCGCGAAGGACGTCATGGCCGCCGCGAAGGTGCCGACGGCGCACAGCGAAATCGTCGACAACCCCGCCCACCTCGATGCGGCGCTCGCGCGCTTCGGCCCGACCTGGGTGGTCAAGGACGACGGGCTCGCCGCGGGCAAGGGCGTGGTGGTGACCGCCGACTACGAGCTGGCCCGCAAGCACGCGATGACCCTGCTCGACGGCGGCCACCCGGTGCTGCTCGAAACCTTCCTCGACGGGCCGGAAGCCTCGCTGTTCTGCCTGGTGGACGGCCGCACCGTGGTGCCGCTGCTGCCCGCGCAGGACTTCAAGCGCGTCGGCGACGGCGACACCGGCCCCAACACCGGCGGCATGGGCGCCTACGCCCCGCTGCCGTGGGCCCCGTCCGGTCTCGTGGACGAGATCGTCGCGAACGTCGTGCAGCCCGTCGTCGACGAGCTCGCCGCGCGCGGCACCCCGTTCTCCGGTCTGCTCTACGCGGGTCTCGTGCTGACGTCCGACGGCCCGCAGGTGATCGAGTTCAACTGCCGCTTCGGCGACCCGGAGACCCAGGTCGTGCTGGCACTGCTGGAAACCCCGCTCGGCGCGCTCCTGCACGCCACCGCGACCGGCGTGCTCGCCGAGCAGCCGCCGCTGCGCTGGCACGACGGCGCCGCCGTGACGATCGTGATCGCGGCCGACGGCTACCCGAACGTGCCGAGGGCCGGTGACGTGATCACCGGCGGCGAGGCCGAGGGCGTGCTGCACGCGGGCACGCGCCGCCGCGACGACGGCGCGGTCGTGTCCCAGGGCGGCAGGGTGCTGTCCGTGGTCGGCGTCGGCCCGGACCTCGCGCAGGCGCGCGAAGACGCCTACCGCAGGGTGGCGAAGGTGCACCTGCCCGGATCCCACCACCGCACGGACATCGCGCAGCGCGCGGCCGAAACCGGGATCGCGATCCCGTCCCGCTGA
- a CDS encoding ESX secretion-associated protein EspG, translated as MSSPTGTVVLSVLEFDALWEAERLPERHPALQVISPGITWTERRQLVEEALTGLRGRGLVRGTRATGEVADLFNILAAPQLALDAWVWAEREIKGLAARIGGTAVLAVIDAGEVWLIPADADRLPEAAVSVAGELEPGVGRSVNVPHDVLTAADIEARGDAKALVTALEDRRLPLEESQELAGMLMGTVARGQFGAERRGRDGLVRRAPRVVAFHDTDSGRYLFQLSRDANGRDWVTVTPADNLVLEQRLHELMAEF; from the coding sequence ATGAGTTCACCGACCGGTACGGTCGTCCTTTCCGTTCTCGAGTTCGACGCGTTGTGGGAGGCGGAGCGCCTGCCCGAACGGCATCCGGCGCTCCAGGTGATCAGCCCGGGGATCACCTGGACCGAGCGCCGCCAGCTCGTCGAGGAGGCGCTGACCGGGTTGCGCGGGCGCGGTCTCGTCCGCGGCACGCGGGCGACGGGTGAGGTCGCGGACCTGTTCAACATCCTGGCCGCGCCGCAGCTCGCGCTCGACGCGTGGGTGTGGGCGGAACGCGAGATCAAGGGCCTCGCCGCGCGGATCGGCGGCACCGCCGTGCTCGCGGTCATCGACGCGGGCGAGGTGTGGCTCATCCCGGCCGACGCGGACCGCCTGCCCGAAGCCGCGGTGTCCGTCGCGGGCGAGCTGGAACCGGGCGTCGGCCGCTCGGTGAACGTGCCGCATGACGTGCTCACCGCGGCCGACATCGAAGCACGCGGCGACGCGAAAGCGCTCGTGACCGCGCTCGAAGACCGGCGCCTCCCCTTGGAGGAAAGCCAGGAACTGGCCGGGATGTTGATGGGGACCGTCGCAAGAGGACAGTTCGGCGCCGAGCGGCGCGGCCGCGACGGCCTGGTGCGGCGGGCGCCGAGGGTGGTCGCCTTCCACGACACCGATTCCGGCCGGTACCTGTTCCAGCTGAGCAGGGACGCGAACGGCAGGGATTGGGTGACCGTCACCCCCGCCGACAACCTCGTGCTGGAACAACGACTCCACGAACTGATGGCCGAGTTCTGA
- a CDS encoding DUF3558 domain-containing protein, producing the protein MSVRTSALLAAGALTVLAGCGTTEPGAAVPAPQVSAPAQPGQDLPRRAKDLPLAGADPCKLLTEAQLDELKVNGLPSQTAPGDRRDGPTCVFRVDATQPFYSYAVETITSADLQDWLTGKHKKSSLTKQPVDVPGFPAVKNFRDTAHPLDCETLVGVAPGQTLRVQMAPLDNSFTLARMCDMATTVAKMAVQTLAARQ; encoded by the coding sequence GTGTCCGTCCGAACTAGCGCGCTGCTCGCCGCCGGTGCCCTCACCGTGCTCGCGGGCTGCGGCACCACCGAACCGGGGGCGGCGGTCCCGGCGCCGCAGGTTTCCGCTCCGGCTCAGCCGGGGCAGGACTTGCCGCGGCGCGCGAAAGACCTGCCGCTGGCCGGTGCCGATCCGTGCAAGCTGCTCACCGAGGCCCAACTCGACGAGCTGAAGGTCAACGGCCTGCCGTCGCAGACCGCGCCCGGTGACCGGCGTGACGGCCCGACCTGCGTGTTCCGCGTCGACGCGACCCAGCCGTTCTACAGCTACGCGGTCGAAACGATCACCAGCGCGGATCTCCAGGACTGGTTGACCGGCAAGCACAAGAAGTCGAGCCTGACCAAGCAACCGGTCGACGTACCCGGTTTCCCGGCGGTGAAGAACTTCCGGGACACCGCGCATCCGCTGGACTGCGAGACGCTCGTCGGCGTGGCGCCGGGGCAGACGCTGCGGGTGCAGATGGCGCCGCTGGACAACTCGTTCACGCTGGCGCGGATGTGTGACATGGCCACGACGGTGGCGAAGATGGCGGTGCAGACCTTGGCCGCACGGCAGTGA
- a CDS encoding serine/threonine protein kinase: MKPLSAGDAGRIGRYQVVASLGEGGMGRVLLGVASDGRLVAVKQVHPSFAHDDGFRSRFKREVEASRMVSGAYTAAVMDADPDAQIPWLASVYVPGPSLKETVDAIGPLPSESIHYLATGLATALEEIHRVGLIHRDLKPSNVLLTDDGPRVIDFGIARAAEGETDLTHTGSVIGSPGFMSPEQAEGKALTPASDVFSLGALLVMAATGNSPFAGNSTPQTLYNVVHSQPDLTTLPPHIRQLAEPCLAKDPAHRPTPSQLLDFLGAVTPSATPWPASVHQEIARQKGEVEVALGAPRPEPAPESKPKRTGLIVGIAAAAVVIVAAGVTTAIVASGGSGEPAAAPTSAAQPAAPPPSDPLRPDNLRTVDPCKLLDGKTLPSTGKLTGDNSLQVEYSQCSYGSGDNVALANIDVGDSASSSGKDATFEGLPGKLNDSDGSCRASVVNPVAEKMGISAFSSTTKGDRCKIVQEVLTETVKALRANPPRYPQDKGSLIPVDVCGTVSKDAIEKILGGVDENEVTGLHKCTWRGAKWISASVGDAVTERASYESQENVQIGGFKVWVTREDTATSHSCKLEWNHKPSRQGNSQKVTVSMSDSGDAKLPTEEICQKVKDFAGAMIPGLPKP, from the coding sequence ATGAAGCCGTTGAGTGCTGGGGATGCTGGTCGGATCGGGCGGTACCAGGTGGTGGCGTCGCTCGGTGAGGGCGGTATGGGGCGGGTGCTGCTGGGGGTGGCGTCCGACGGGCGGCTGGTCGCGGTCAAGCAGGTGCATCCCAGTTTCGCGCACGATGACGGGTTTCGGTCGCGGTTCAAGCGGGAGGTCGAGGCCTCGCGGATGGTGTCCGGGGCGTATACGGCCGCCGTGATGGACGCTGATCCCGACGCGCAGATTCCTTGGCTGGCATCGGTGTACGTGCCGGGGCCGTCGTTGAAGGAGACCGTCGACGCGATCGGGCCGTTGCCGTCGGAGTCCATTCACTACCTTGCCACCGGGCTCGCGACCGCGCTGGAGGAGATCCACCGGGTCGGGCTGATCCACCGGGATCTCAAACCGTCCAATGTGCTCCTCACCGACGACGGGCCCCGCGTCATCGACTTCGGGATCGCCCGCGCGGCCGAAGGGGAAACCGACCTCACCCACACCGGATCCGTGATCGGTTCGCCCGGGTTCATGTCGCCGGAGCAAGCCGAGGGGAAGGCGCTCACGCCCGCCAGCGACGTGTTTTCGCTCGGCGCGCTGCTGGTCATGGCAGCAACCGGGAACAGTCCCTTCGCGGGCAATTCCACGCCTCAGACGCTCTACAACGTGGTGCACAGCCAGCCCGATCTCACCACGCTGCCGCCGCACATCCGCCAGCTCGCCGAACCCTGCCTCGCCAAGGATCCCGCGCACCGGCCGACGCCGAGCCAACTCCTCGACTTCCTCGGCGCGGTGACGCCGAGTGCGACACCGTGGCCTGCCAGCGTGCACCAGGAGATCGCGCGGCAGAAGGGCGAAGTGGAAGTCGCGCTCGGGGCGCCGCGGCCGGAACCCGCGCCCGAGTCGAAGCCTAAGCGCACCGGGCTCATCGTGGGGATCGCGGCGGCCGCCGTCGTCATCGTGGCTGCCGGTGTCACCACGGCGATCGTCGCGAGCGGTGGCTCCGGTGAGCCCGCGGCGGCGCCGACTTCCGCCGCGCAGCCCGCGGCACCACCGCCGTCCGATCCGTTGCGGCCCGACAACCTGCGCACGGTCGACCCGTGCAAGCTGCTCGACGGGAAAACCTTGCCCAGCACAGGAAAGCTCACCGGTGACAACAGCCTCCAGGTCGAGTACAGCCAGTGCTCCTACGGCTCGGGTGACAACGTCGCACTGGCGAACATCGATGTCGGCGACAGTGCTTCCAGTTCGGGTAAGGACGCGACTTTCGAGGGCCTGCCGGGAAAGCTCAATGACAGCGACGGTTCGTGTCGCGCGAGCGTCGTGAACCCCGTCGCCGAGAAAATGGGGATCTCCGCGTTTTCGTCGACGACCAAGGGCGACCGCTGCAAGATCGTGCAGGAGGTCCTGACCGAGACCGTCAAAGCCCTGCGCGCCAACCCGCCCCGCTACCCGCAGGACAAGGGCAGCCTCATCCCGGTCGACGTCTGCGGCACGGTCAGCAAGGACGCGATCGAGAAGATCCTCGGCGGTGTCGACGAGAACGAGGTGACCGGGCTGCACAAGTGCACCTGGCGCGGCGCCAAGTGGATCAGCGCGAGCGTCGGCGACGCGGTCACCGAGCGCGCGTCCTACGAGTCGCAGGAGAACGTCCAAATAGGAGGGTTCAAGGTGTGGGTGACCCGTGAAGACACCGCGACGAGCCATTCCTGCAAACTGGAGTGGAACCACAAGCCCAGCAGGCAGGGCAACTCGCAGAAGGTCACCGTGTCCATGAGCGACAGTGGTGACGCGAAGCTGCCCACCGAAGAGATCTGCCAGAAGGTCAAGGACTTCGCGGGCGCGATGATCCCTGGATTGCCGAAACCGTGA
- a CDS encoding type VII secretion target, producing MPGDQGAPGNPLGTAVPRVPGMKDIDVDPDQVLEVAKIVEDQANALQARLTVHLDALHIDPPAQDVVSGAAVSAWNQLVADGDASYAKRVREYVQNLRDLAGQLRDASHKYVASDEEKAESLRDRRVRPN from the coding sequence GTGCCAGGCGACCAGGGCGCACCGGGGAATCCGCTGGGCACCGCGGTACCGCGGGTGCCCGGGATGAAGGACATCGACGTCGATCCCGACCAGGTGCTCGAGGTCGCGAAGATCGTCGAAGACCAGGCCAACGCGCTGCAGGCGCGGCTCACCGTCCACCTCGACGCGCTGCACATCGACCCGCCGGCGCAGGACGTGGTGTCCGGTGCCGCGGTGTCGGCGTGGAACCAGCTCGTCGCCGACGGGGACGCCTCGTACGCGAAGCGGGTCCGTGAGTACGTGCAGAACCTGCGCGATCTCGCCGGGCAGCTGCGGGACGCGAGCCACAAGTACGTGGCGAGCGACGAGGAGAAGGCCGAGAGCCTGCGGGACAGGCGTGTCCGTCCGAACTAG
- a CDS encoding serine/threonine-protein kinase — protein sequence MHALHPNEPRHIGAYRLIASLGEGGMGRVALAAGPDGRLVALKQVHASFAKDPAFRARFRREVQASRLVSGAYTAAVIDADPEAETPWLASVYVAGPSLREAVDAGGPLPEPSIRLLAAGLAAALGEIHRAGLVHRDLKPSNVLLTSDGPRVIDFGIARATEGGTELTGTGAVIGSPAFMSPEQAESRPLTPASDVFSLGALLVMAATGRGPFAGDSTPQTLYQVVHHQPDLSGVPPEVRRLAEPCLAKDPALRPTPSQILDFLGQSAPAPWPPSVQSQIAAQEAAVRAALSWPVPPPPKRKRRWVPAAAVAGVAVVAAGTIVAIGLSGSDDPPAAAPLNQNPLDLTVLRRTDPCKVLPGMSLPPYGKFQPDDRLADVSKCSYRAESGPTLKLKLGYAVYRDGAAPAAPINGQPVLINHLSGCEATIAIPGSEGFGVSVENEESTPDGCEEARTALGQALDRIRAGGVDHDLPKGSVLPLDPCAVPDPAAVTKLLGAPVTGKLQTTMRSCEFTQPDSVSVDFGRGAPDTEGTPIDLGGTPATMKSSPDPKSVFCSISWSPLRVSDEKADTVRVFFSDLDEKGDANAACAKTREFAISLAAKLPKP from the coding sequence GTGCACGCGTTACATCCGAACGAACCACGTCACATCGGCGCCTACCGGCTCATCGCCTCGCTCGGCGAGGGCGGGATGGGCCGGGTCGCGCTCGCCGCCGGTCCCGACGGCAGGCTCGTCGCGCTCAAGCAGGTCCACGCTTCGTTCGCCAAGGATCCCGCCTTCCGCGCGCGGTTCCGGCGCGAGGTGCAGGCGTCACGGCTCGTGTCCGGTGCGTACACGGCGGCGGTGATCGACGCCGATCCCGAGGCCGAAACCCCTTGGCTCGCTTCGGTTTACGTAGCCGGTCCGTCACTGCGCGAAGCCGTGGACGCGGGCGGGCCGCTGCCGGAACCGTCGATCCGGCTGCTGGCCGCGGGGCTGGCCGCCGCGCTCGGCGAGATCCACCGCGCCGGGCTCGTGCACCGCGATCTCAAGCCCAGCAACGTGCTGCTGACCTCCGACGGGCCGAGGGTGATCGACTTCGGGATCGCCCGCGCCACCGAGGGCGGCACCGAGCTCACCGGCACCGGCGCGGTGATCGGCTCGCCCGCGTTCATGTCACCGGAACAGGCGGAGAGCAGGCCGCTGACCCCGGCCAGCGACGTGTTCTCGCTCGGCGCGCTGCTGGTGATGGCCGCGACCGGGCGCGGACCGTTCGCCGGTGATTCCACGCCGCAGACGCTGTACCAGGTCGTGCACCACCAGCCGGATCTCAGCGGGGTGCCGCCCGAGGTACGGCGGCTGGCGGAACCGTGCCTCGCCAAGGATCCGGCGCTGCGGCCGACTCCGTCGCAGATCCTGGACTTCCTCGGCCAGAGCGCCCCGGCGCCTTGGCCGCCTTCGGTGCAATCGCAGATCGCGGCGCAGGAAGCCGCTGTCCGCGCCGCGCTGTCGTGGCCGGTTCCGCCCCCGCCGAAACGCAAGCGGCGGTGGGTTCCTGCCGCCGCGGTCGCCGGGGTCGCGGTGGTGGCGGCGGGCACGATCGTCGCGATCGGACTGTCCGGTTCGGACGATCCGCCCGCAGCGGCGCCGTTGAACCAGAACCCGCTCGACCTCACGGTGCTGCGGCGCACCGATCCGTGCAAGGTCCTGCCGGGGATGTCGCTCCCGCCGTACGGGAAGTTCCAGCCGGACGACCGGCTGGCGGACGTGAGCAAGTGCTCGTACCGGGCGGAATCGGGGCCGACGCTGAAGCTGAAGCTCGGCTACGCCGTGTACCGGGACGGCGCCGCGCCCGCCGCGCCGATCAACGGCCAGCCGGTGCTGATCAACCACCTCAGCGGCTGCGAGGCGACGATCGCGATCCCCGGCAGCGAAGGGTTCGGCGTGTCGGTGGAGAACGAAGAGTCCACACCGGACGGATGCGAGGAGGCGCGGACCGCGCTGGGACAGGCACTCGACCGGATCAGGGCGGGCGGGGTCGACCACGACCTGCCGAAGGGAAGCGTGCTGCCGCTCGATCCCTGCGCCGTGCCGGATCCCGCCGCGGTCACCAAGCTGCTCGGCGCGCCGGTCACCGGGAAGCTGCAAACCACGATGCGCAGTTGCGAGTTCACCCAGCCGGACTCGGTGAGCGTCGACTTCGGCCGCGGCGCGCCGGACACCGAGGGGACACCGATCGACCTCGGTGGCACGCCCGCGACCATGAAGTCCTCGCCCGATCCGAAGAGCGTGTTCTGCTCGATCAGCTGGTCACCGCTGCGGGTCTCCGACGAGAAGGCCGACACGGTGCGGGTGTTCTTTTCGGACCTCGACGAGAAGGGCGACGCGAACGCCGCCTGCGCGAAGACTCGCGAGTTCGCCATCTCCCTTGCCGCGAAACTACCGAAGCCGTGA
- a CDS encoding serine/threonine-protein kinase encodes MKPLDRDEARRIGRYRALALLGEGGMGRVLLAAGPDGRLVAVKQVHPGFAHDNGFRSRFRREVETSRMVSGAYTAAVMDADPNAPTPWLASVYVAGPSLQEAVDRAGRLPPGSVRHLAAGLASALSEIHRVGLVHRDLKPSNVILTGDGPRVIDFGIARAAQGGTELTHTGSIIGSPAFMSPEQAEGKQVTAASDVFSLGALLVMASSGQAPFSGASTPQTLYNVVHAQPDLRFLPPEVRRIAEPCLAKDPARRPTPAQLLQLIGPLVPVPQPWPASVHALVGEHEQAARRALKSPPRKRALGIALAAAGAAAVLAAGTIIAVNSTGTEAAAPSSSASAAPPAAATPVSTDPLGPPKVRGIAPCPILDGQQAPGLGKLKALKTLSFLDCLYQAGDQQISLRIGGAKRTEATQLGDIGGVPVLVDRTGTICYAAVPLTGAPELTVEVNLDRTGESTCDVAKALVGTAVTRIRAATPATTGLSTVDPCELVDRTVAQGILGPIGGVRAEDLHTCVWEVAGSVKVSLQRYYPPKKSTDPSAAEVDLGGVKAFSVTSRNNPASADCTLTWAHKPLSEEESENVEVQFRTMSNPLPDAEICRQAQEFAKALLPKLPKA; translated from the coding sequence GTGAAGCCGCTCGACCGCGACGAAGCGCGCCGAATCGGGCGTTACCGCGCGCTCGCGCTGCTCGGCGAGGGCGGGATGGGGCGCGTGCTGCTGGCCGCCGGGCCGGACGGGCGGCTCGTCGCGGTCAAGCAGGTGCATCCCGGTTTCGCGCACGACAACGGTTTCCGGTCACGGTTCCGGCGCGAAGTGGAGACCTCGCGCATGGTGTCCGGGGCCTACACGGCCGCGGTCATGGACGCCGACCCGAACGCGCCGACACCGTGGCTCGCCTCCGTTTACGTCGCCGGGCCGTCGTTGCAGGAGGCCGTCGACCGCGCGGGACGGCTGCCGCCCGGTTCGGTGCGGCACCTCGCGGCGGGGCTCGCGAGCGCGCTTTCGGAGATCCACCGCGTCGGGCTCGTGCACCGGGATCTCAAGCCCAGCAACGTGATTCTCACCGGTGACGGCCCGCGCGTGATCGACTTCGGGATCGCGCGCGCCGCGCAGGGCGGTACCGAGCTGACGCACACCGGCTCCATCATCGGCTCGCCCGCGTTCATGTCGCCGGAACAGGCCGAGGGCAAGCAGGTGACGGCGGCCAGCGACGTGTTCTCCCTCGGCGCGCTGCTGGTGATGGCGTCGTCGGGGCAGGCGCCGTTCAGCGGAGCTTCGACCCCGCAGACGCTCTACAACGTCGTGCACGCCCAGCCCGACCTGCGGTTCCTGCCGCCGGAGGTGCGCAGGATCGCCGAGCCGTGCCTCGCCAAGGATCCCGCGCGGCGCCCGACACCGGCACAGCTGCTGCAGCTCATCGGACCGCTGGTGCCGGTTCCGCAGCCGTGGCCCGCGAGCGTGCACGCACTCGTCGGGGAGCACGAACAAGCCGCGCGACGGGCGCTGAAGTCTCCGCCGCGCAAGCGCGCGCTCGGGATCGCGCTGGCCGCGGCGGGTGCGGCGGCGGTGCTCGCCGCGGGCACGATCATCGCGGTGAACTCGACCGGGACCGAGGCGGCGGCCCCGAGCAGCAGCGCGAGCGCCGCACCGCCCGCGGCCGCGACCCCGGTGAGCACCGATCCGCTCGGGCCGCCGAAGGTGCGCGGGATCGCCCCGTGCCCGATCCTCGACGGGCAGCAGGCACCGGGTCTCGGCAAGCTCAAGGCGTTGAAAACGCTCAGTTTTCTCGACTGCCTCTACCAGGCGGGAGACCAGCAGATCAGCCTGCGGATCGGCGGCGCGAAACGCACCGAAGCCACGCAGCTGGGCGATATCGGCGGCGTGCCGGTGCTCGTCGACCGAACCGGCACAATCTGCTACGCGGCGGTGCCGCTCACCGGCGCGCCCGAGCTGACCGTCGAAGTGAACCTCGACCGCACGGGAGAATCCACTTGCGACGTGGCCAAGGCACTGGTCGGCACCGCGGTGACCAGGATCCGAGCCGCGACGCCCGCGACCACGGGGCTGTCCACTGTGGACCCCTGTGAGCTGGTGGACCGGACGGTCGCGCAGGGCATCCTCGGCCCGATCGGCGGCGTGCGCGCGGAGGATCTGCACACCTGCGTGTGGGAGGTCGCGGGCTCGGTCAAGGTCTCGTTGCAGCGCTACTACCCGCCGAAGAAGAGTACCGATCCGTCGGCGGCGGAAGTCGATCTCGGCGGGGTGAAGGCGTTTTCGGTGACCTCGCGCAACAACCCGGCGAGCGCGGACTGCACCCTGACCTGGGCGCACAAGCCACTGTCCGAAGAGGAATCGGAGAACGTCGAGGTCCAGTTCAGGACGATGTCGAACCCGTTGCCGGACGCGGAGATCTGCCGTCAGGCGCAGGAGTTCGCCAAAGCGCTGCTCCCGAAGCTGCCGAAGGCCTGA